A genome region from Musa acuminata AAA Group cultivar baxijiao unplaced genomic scaffold, Cavendish_Baxijiao_AAA HiC_scaffold_1073, whole genome shotgun sequence includes the following:
- the LOC135666133 gene encoding protein PAF1 homolog translates to MASFRPFHPPPPPAAAQPPPPNQSALPPPPTLPPPMNPQFQPYPQHRNYPGSGPAAASAVSGYGRIPPGSASRHGFAGPFNPPAGQQQPLPPGPHQQYPYAPHLHQAPPPPPPSASYPPPPPPPHLPPQPQPQPSMSYPSSQYPPHYNLPAQPPPPPPPPSSPPPNPSVPPPPPPPIPPPSVPPPPPPSSNQSPLVPPDVGQRHQGSREALPPGRQQKLSLPPKQQKPPSAPPAGRASAQPGGPNGTSMRVETEEERRLRKRREYEKQKQEEKRQLLLKQSQATVLQKTQMMVSGSARPHGSITGSRIAERRTTPFLSGERIENRLKKPTTFICKMKFRNDLPDPTAQPKLLAMHKDKDRYTKYTITSLEKMHKPKLYVEQDLGVPLDLLDMSVYNPSAVRTALSPEDEELLLDDEVVTPIKQGGIRRKERPTDKGVSWLVKTQYISPISMEAAKMSLTEKQAKEIRESKEGRNLFLENLNNRDRQIQTIEESFRAAKLPPVHQTKPELEAVDILPLLPDFDRCEDQFVMVNFDGDPTADSEQYNKLDRSIRDELESQAIMKSFIANGSDPMNPEKFLAYMVPQPDELYKDLKSENEDTSYSWVREYHWDVRGDDADDPTTYFVTFGEKDARYLPLPTKLVLQKKKAKEGRSGDDIEQFPVPSRVTVRKKSTTTYGEPNEYGEASRNNEKLDVRNIKRGRSSMDDDLERQHKFQRTEDIDQFSGEEDMSD, encoded by the exons ATGGCCTCCTTCAGGCCCTTCCACCCTCCCCCGCCGCCTGCTGCAGCGCAGCCTCCCCCGCCGAACCAGAGCGCTCTTCCGCCTCCCCCTACCCTCCCGCCGCCTATGAACCCGCAGTTCCAGCCCTACCCCCAGCACCGTAACTACCCTGGCTCCggccccgccgccgcctccgccgtgtCTGGTTATGGCCGGATTCCGCCCGGCTCGGCCTCCCGCCACGGTTTTGCTGGCCCCTTTAACCCCCCCGCCGGCCAGCAGCAGCCGCTGCCGCCCGGGCCGCATCAGCAGTATCCGTACGCCCCTCATCTTCATCAggcaccgccaccgccgccaccttcgGCCTCCTATCCACCGCCCCCGCCTCCACCCCACCtcccaccgcagccgcagccgcagccgtcgATGTCTTATCCTTCTTCCCAGTACCCTCCTCACTATAACCTTCCGGCCCAGCCGCCCCCACCGCCCCCTCCGCCTTCCTCCCCGCCGCCAAACCCTTCCGTCCCTCCCCCACCGCCGCCCCCCATCCCCCCTCCGTCAGTCCCGCCCCCTCCCCCTCCTTCGTCCAACCAGTCCCCGTTGGTGCCACCAGACGTGGGTCAACGTCATCAGGGCTCTAGAGAGGCCCTGCCCCCTGGGAGGCAGCAGAAGCTATCTCTCCCGCCCAAGCAGCAGAAGCCTCCTTCTGCACCTCCCGCTGGAAGGGCTTCGGCCCAACCTGGAGGCCCCAATGGGACCTCGATGAGGGTGGAGACtgaggaggagaggaggttgAGGAAAAGGAGAGAGTATGAGAAGCAGAAGCAGGAGGAGAAGAGGCAGCTTTTGCTGAAGCAATCACAAGCCACTGTGCTGCAAAAGACCCAGATGATGGTGTCAGGCAGCGCAAGGCCACATGGCTCCATCACTGGGTCACGCATAGCAGAGCGCCGGACAACCCCATTCCTGAGTGGGGAAAGGATCGAAAACCGATTGAAGAAGCCTACAACTTTCATCTGCAAGATGAA GTTTAGAAATGACTTGCCAGATCCAACCGCACAACCAAAGTTATTAGCTATGCATAAGGACAAAGACCG ATATACCAAATATACAATCACATCCTTAGAGAAAATGCACAAGCCTAAACTCTATGTTGAACAAGATCTTGGGGTACCTCTTGACCTACTTGATATGAGTGTATACAA TCCTTCCGCTGTTCGTACTGCCCTTTCTCCTGAAGATGAAGAGTTATTGCTTGACGACGAGGTAGTAACTCCTATCAAGCAAGGAGGTATAAGAAGGAAAGAGCGACCTACAGATAAAGGTGTTTCATGGTTGGTTAAGACTCAATACATTTCTCCCATCAGCATGGAAGCTGCAAAAATG TCTCTTACTGAGAAACAAGCAAAAGAAATACGAGAATCAAAAGAAGGTCGAAATCTTTTCTTGGAGAATCTTAACAATAG GGATAGACAAATACAAACCATCGAAGAATCTTTCAGGGCAGCCAAACTGCCCCCTGTCCATCAAACGAAGCCTGAATTAGAAGCTGTGGATATTTTGCCTTTGTTACCAGATTTTGACCG GTGCGAAGACCAATTTGTTATGGTAAATTTTGATGGAGATCCAACTGCTGATTCAGAACAATATAACAAGCTAGACAGGTCTATCCGTGATGAACTCGAGTCTCAG gCTATAATGAAGAGCTTCATAGCCAATGGCTCAGATCCAATGAATCCTGAGAAGTTTCTTGCGTACATGGTTCCTCAACCGGATGAG TTGTACAAGGACTTAAAATCTGAAAACGAAGATACATCATACTCCTGGGTTAGAGAATATCACTGGGAT GTAAGAGGTGATGATGCTGATGATCCAACAACATACTTCGTAACTTTTGGAGAAAAAGATGCTCGCTACTTG CCCTTGCCTACAAAGCTTGTTTTACAAAAGAAGAAGGCAAAAGAGGGAAGGTCTGGTGATGACATCGAGCAGTTTCCAGTGCCATCAAGGGTGACTGTGAGGAAGAAATCAACTACTACATATGGAGAACCAAACGAATATGGGGAAGCATCTAGAAATAAT
- the LOC135586567 gene encoding NAC domain-containing protein 14-like, which yields MAAIALASLPLGFRFHPTDEELVNHYLKRKITGRIKSEMQVIPEIDVCKCEPWDLPEKSLIRSDDPEWFFFAPKDRKYPNGHRSNRATEAGYWKATGKDRVIRSKSSAAKSTIIGMKKTLVFHRGRAPKGVRTNWIMHEYRTTELEFESGDQGGYVLYRLFKKPEERISSTNGEEMEVNGFSPGDTQHDADMTEETETQMNHDSPESDLQEEPQSMPDSVQKQPADIEMWLTGKTDGSTRVSVKPEMNCFNLDSPDEEAKAREKADPPQVAFAKFCDQEFAQIGHGVPNISSQILPHSSYPLLSDINEELHIGLYPVDSTVGDDLDAILNSILSVDDCSSGASIIPKEPFAESLPEHSPWDSASHMDGESSSDIETEPSLLQHAADLETCEWCCGSSLLPTDSLQIDGSVVSPGATMQLSTLYENASLLPYDISGPDVYSVDYGAESLQDLFNSLEELGSQNPISDCRDDLEGTGIQIRSRQAQQYQPNSDNLLLKQGTAGRRLRLQSSIRKVQFGSASDELSSTNDDRDKESTAEAKRELFYSMEEAISEKNVTNTDDLMDSGIKIRARQVQHSANKLSTQEVQTLSEFTRHNELLFGSISDGESSIRSNFEDKVGRTEAGDHADDGISESEESRLPAFLDKLEDLSIHDETSSKYQKSKSVLRSRRTSTNDSDNIPTYPSNRKAPRNQSVVAYMIFLVFLVVILLLCLRIWRSMNYPAV from the exons ATGGCGGCAATTGCTCTGGCTTCGCTCCCCCTAGGGTTCCGATTCCACCCCACGGACGAGGAGCTCGTCAACCACTACCTCAAGCGCAAAATCACTGGCCGGATCAAGTCCGAGATGCAGGTGATTCCCGAGATCGATGTCTGCAAGTGCGAGCCGTGGGATCTTCCAG AAAAATCCCTAATTAGGTCGGACGATCCCGAGTGGTTCTTCTTTGCGCCCAAGGATCGAAAGTATCCCAATGGTCACAGGTCCAACCGGGCGACTGAGGCCGGCTACTGGAAGGCCACGGGGAAGGACCGGGTCATACGTTCCAAGTCTTCCGCGGCGAAGAGTACAATCATCGGCATGAAGAAGACGCTGGTCTTTCATCGGGGGCGAGCTCCCAAGGGCGTCCGGACTAACTGGATTATGCATGAGTACCGCACTACCGAGCTTGAGTTCGAGTCTGGCGATCAG GGTGGTTATGTTCTTTATCGCTTATTTAAAAAGCCAGAAGAGAGGATTTCAAGCACCAATGGCGAAGAGATGGAGGTAAATGGGTTCTCCCCTGGCGATACCCAGCATGATGCAGATATGACGGAAGAAACTGAAACCCAGATGAATCATGACTCTCCAGAGTCGGACTtgcaagaagagccacaatctatGCCTGATTCTGTTCAAAAGCAACCTGCCGATATTGAGATGTGGTTGACTGGTAAAACTGACGGTTCAACTAGAGTCTCTGTGAAACCAGAGATGAATTGTTTCAATTTGGATTCACCTGATGAAGAGGCGAAAGCAAGAGAAAAG GCTGATCCGCCGCAAGTTGCTTTCGCCAAATTTTGCGACCAGGAGTTTGCACAGATAGGTCATGGTGTCCCTAATATCAGTTCCCAAATTCTGCCTCACTCAAGTTATCCTTTACTTAGCGATATCAATGAGGAATTACATATAGGATTATATCCGGTTGATAGTACTGTTGGTGATGATCTGGATGCAATCTTAAATTCAATACTCAGTGTAGATGATTGTTCTTCTGGTGCATCAATCATTCCAAAAGAACCATTTGCTGAGAGTTTACCTGAACACAGTCCCTGGGACTCAGCATCACACATGGATGGTGAATCAAGCAGTGATATTGAGACTGAACCGAGTTTACTGCAG CATGCTGCAGATTTGGAAACTTGTGAATGGTGCTGTGGGTCATCTCTTCTGCCGACTGATTCCTTGCAGATAGATGGTTCTGTTGTTTCTCCTGGCGCAACGATGCAGTTGAGTACTCTATACGAAAATGCAAGTCTGCTTCCTTATGACATTAGTGGGCCAGATGTGTATTCGGTGGACTATGGTGCAGAATCCTTGCAAGATTTGTTTAACAGCTTGGAGGAACTGGGTAGCCAAAATCCTATATCTGATTGTAGGGATGATCTTGAGGGGACTGGAATCCAGATTAGGAGTCGTCAGGCACAGCAGTATCAACCAAATTCAGACAATTTATTATTGAAGCAGGGTACTGCAGGAAGAAGGCTTCGTTTGCAAAGTTCAATTAGGAAGGTACAATTTGGTAGTGCTAGTGATGAATTGAGCAGTACAAATGATGATCGAGACAAAGAATCAACTGCAGAAGCAAAACGGGAATTGTTTTATAGCATGGAGGAAGCTATATCCGAGAAGAATGTGACAAATACGGATGATCTTATGGATTCTGGAATTAAGATTAGGGCTCGGCAAGTGCAGCATTCTGCAAATAAATTATCTACGCAGGAGGTTCAAACATTAAGTGAATTCACTCGACATAATGAGCTTCTATTTGGATCCATTTCTGATGGCGAATCAAGTATCAGAAGCAATTTTGAGGATAAAGTTGGAAGAACAGAG GCAGGAGACCATGCGGATGATGGCATATCTGAAAGTGAGGAGAGTAGATTGCCTGCTTTTCTTGACAAGCTTGAGGACTTATCTATTCATG ATGAGACATCGAGTAAGTACCAAAAATCCAAATCTGTGCTCAGGTCGAGAAGAACGTCGACAAATGACAGTGACAATATACCGACATACCCTTCAAATCGAAAGGCACCAAGGAACCAGTCGGTTGTCGCTTACATGATTTTTTTGGTTTTCTTGGTGGTCATCTTGCTGCTGTGTCTCAGGATATGGAGGAGCATGAACTATCCAGCTGTGTAA
- the LOC135581532 gene encoding TATA box-binding protein-associated factor RNA polymerase I subunit B-like isoform X3, with translation MDDLGWGSRFPSYPDARDRRPDAVKREIPDDAGPRLFCDACGGVQFDSGDDGFYYCRLCGSQSQDVLDTGYAEEDVFGDAQGSGALYHIHRHRAQKHSQDPAAPAISKDAVLRSLSKSLAAGSGGAVKKEQEKALPYGFDDEPSEPRDFGAGPCLDAETLARGIRLRYVQGLQVILQLQCEALVEKFGVNPLICGLAGTIWLRFVASSMVFDEGWGQKVIAESEATVSQSRDDNLVAEVQTPAKHIKAKYMTEPRNAVGRRAIYIWLRALRKTIPVYSSLAISFLACHIAREAILPTDIVKWASEAKLPYLTAFLVLDKYLGSSSSSCPLSSRLLFRPVRVIGSWQLEAVAGSIAQKIGLNLPSVNFYAIASRYLKDLSLPTEKILPQACRLYEWSIPADLWLSCNTSRLPTRVCVMAILIVTVRILYNIHGQGFWEMTLLDASDTPRCQTRNPDVFSLSPAGKLGDAAGGAKGSCFTTNSSAVKNMSSIKSADFNTKELLDILQAAHDKISTAHDYSRDLRSYLKYCQDVVFGGMTTSYDEQTLIERFWETYDKQERIL, from the exons ATGGACGACCTCGGTTGGGGCTCCCGTTTCCCTTCCTACCCCGACGCGCGCGACCGCCGTCCCGACGCCGTCAAGCGCGAGATTCCGGACGATGCCGGCCCCCGCCTCTTCTGCGACGCGTGCGGCGGCGTCCAGTTTGACAGCGGCGACGACGGGTTCTACTACTGCCGCCTTTGCGGCTCCCAGAGCCAGGACGTCCTCGACACCGGCTACGCGGAGGAGGACGTCTTCGGCGACGCCCAAGGCTCAGGCGCGCTCTACCACATCCACCGCCACCGCGCCCAAAAGCACTCGCAGGACCCCGCCGCCCCCGCGATTTCCAAGGACGCCGTCCTTCGGTCCCTCTCCAAGTCCCTTGCCGCCGGCTCCGGCGGAGCCGTGAAGAAGGAACAGGAGAAGGCGCTGCCGTACGGATTCGATGATGAGCCGTCGGAGCCGAGGGATTTCGGGGCGGGCCCCTGCCTCGACGCCGAGACACTCGCGAGGGGGATCCGGCTTCGGTACGTGCAGGGGTTGCAGGTGATCCTGCAGCTCCAGTGTGAAGCTCTGGTAGAGAAGTTTGGCGTGAACCCCCTGATCTGCGGCCTCGCGGGCACCATCTGGTTGCGGTTTGTAGCGTCTTCCATGGTGTTTGATGAGGGTTGGGGACAGAAGGTGATTGCCGAGTCCGAGGCTACTGTCTCACAATCAAGGGATGACAATCTTG TTGCAGAAGTGCAAACACCTGCTAAGCATATCAAAGCTAAATACATGACAGAGCCACGCAATGCAGTTGGACGGAGAGCTATTTATATATGGCTTCGTGCATTGAGAAAGACAATTCCTGTGTATTCCTCGCTTGCTATTTCCTTTTTGGCTTGCCATATTGCACGAGAAGCAATTCTGCCAACCGATATAGTTAAATGGGCATCAGAGGCAAAACTTCCTTACCTCACAGCATTTTTGGTACTTGATAAGTATCTTGGAAGTTCGTCAAGTTCTTGCCCATTAAGTTCGAGGCTTTTGTTTAGGCCTGTCCGAGTTATTGGATCTTGGCAATTAGAAGCAGTAGCTGGTTCTATCGCACAAAAAATTGGACTGAACCTTCCTTCTGTGAATTTTTATGCTATCGCATCTCGGTACCTGAAAGATCTCTCTCTTCCAACAGAAAAGATTCTTCCACAAGCATGCCGCCTTTATGAGTGGTCAATCCCTGCAGATCTATGGTTGTCTTGTAACACATCTAGGCTTCCAACTCGTGTTTGTGTTATGGCAATTCTGATTGTAACAGTAAGAATCCTGTACAACATACATGGCCAAGGGTTCTGGGAAATGACTTTGTTGGATGCAAGTGACACCCCAAGATGTCAAACTCGAAATCCTGATGTCTTCAGTTTGAGTCCTGCAGGGAAGCTTGGAGATGCAGCTGGTGGTGCTAAAGGATCTTGCTTCACTACAAATTCCTCAGCAGTGAAGAACATGTCAAGCATCAAGAGTGCTGATTTCAACACTAAGGAGCTGTTGGACATTCTTCAAGCTGCACATGATAAGATCAGCACCGCGCATG ATTATTCAAGAGACTTGAGGTCTTACCTCAAATACTGCCAGGATGTAGTTTTTGGTGGAATGACCACCTCATACGATGAGCAGACACTAATAGAAAGATTCTGGGAAACATACGACAAACAAGAG